The genome window AATCCTCCACCATCCGTTCCTCCACGGTAAGCGCGCCCTCGGGACATTCTCCCAGGCAGGCCCCCAGACCGTCGCAGTAGACCTCGCTCACCAGCCGGGCCTTGCCGCCCACGATCTGCAGCGCACCCTCCGCGCAGGCAGGGACACACAGGCCGCAACCCGTACACTTTTCCTCGTCTATGTGAATCATCATTCGCTTTGTCTTCATACTATGTCTCCTTGAAATAACTACATCCTGGCCACACCGAGAAACACGGCGTGCAGACTGGCAACCAAAGTCAAAAACAATGCCCGCGAACGGGCCGGACCCAACCCCGGAAAACCGTAGCCGATCTGTTGCCTGGTGCAGGCGGAAACGCAGTCGCCGCACAGGGTGCAGGACAGCCCGGCCTGCCCGGTGCTGATCGTCGTTTCGGAAAGCGCATTGTAGCGGCAGCGGGCAAAGCATGCGCCACAGACGTCACACTCCGCACCAACACGCATCCGCCACGGGGAAAGCCTTCCCAGCACGTTGCCCACAAGGCCAAGGGGGCAAAAGGCGCTGCAATGAACCATCATGCCGCCGCGACGAGAGAACAAGACCATGACACCCACTCCCGCCAAGCCAAACACCGCCGCCAAAATAACTGCGACCAAGGCTTCGGCCCCGGCCATGCGCAATCCCGCGGCAACGGCCAGCACCATGATCAGCGTGATCACGCGCCCCAAAACAGACCAGCGGCCAAGCGTTTTGCTCGGAGCGGGCCGGGGCCCCCTGCGACTCAGCAAATCATCCCATGCGCCGATGTAGCACAGGTGGCTGCACCAGGCCGGACCGACCAGCAGAATCGTCGCCAGAAACAGCATGAGCATGAAATAGCCGCCGCCCCGAAACACTGGTCCGGCAACAATGAGCGCGGGCACGGGCAGATGCAGGTCGCCGGTCATGAGCATTTTCTCCATGCCCAGGAGCCCGAGGCACAGCTGCGCAAAGAAGACAAGGGAGAACAGGGCCCACAGGCGCGGCCGAAAACGCAAGGCATGCCTGGGAACGGCCATCTTTCCGCTCAGCCAGGCCGCGTAAACCGCAAGGCACAGAATCTCCAGCGGCCCCCACCCCGACAAATAACGATCAACCAGCAGCATGGGAACCGGAGCCAGTTCGCGGATGGTCCCCAGCCCGAACAGGGACAGGCAAAAGGCGGTCGCCTGCCAGGGGGCATTCGTTGCATTCCGTTCG of Salidesulfovibrio onnuriiensis contains these proteins:
- a CDS encoding 4Fe-4S binding protein, which codes for MKNMLLAIPALALLLLAAHHFRQGDMGMAAAYLLMMGLLLTRQGWVRFALVAVLGFGAYEWAGVAVDFIRFREALGAPWTRLAMIMGCVFLFNLGAMAVMLGKVAGERFERNATNAPWQATAFCLSLFGLGTIRELAPVPMLLVDRYLSGWGPLEILCLAVYAAWLSGKMAVPRHALRFRPRLWALFSLVFFAQLCLGLLGMEKMLMTGDLHLPVPALIVAGPVFRGGGYFMLMLFLATILLVGPAWCSHLCYIGAWDDLLSRRGPRPAPSKTLGRWSVLGRVITLIMVLAVAAGLRMAGAEALVAVILAAVFGLAGVGVMVLFSRRGGMMVHCSAFCPLGLVGNVLGRLSPWRMRVGAECDVCGACFARCRYNALSETTISTGQAGLSCTLCGDCVSACTRQQIGYGFPGLGPARSRALFLTLVASLHAVFLGVARM